One segment of Senegalia massiliensis DNA contains the following:
- a CDS encoding GerAB/ArcD/ProY family transporter, which translates to MTKTIINNNQLRNFIFLQYVATSVVLFPSMLSSIAKQDAWLSALLGSMLSIILALIYYNLIDKMGEKNLIEYIEYLFGKYIGNLIKLLFIFFLILACSTQIWIMGNFLSTHIMHDTPPYVLKTLFMIVVIIAAKLGLEVVARSSEIIIPIILIGFFIPNILLIPQIDINNMYPILEKGFNPVFKGILPFMGSTSFTFIALLMFCPSNVNNVKGIKKDFLISTIIASIVLIIAIDMCTLVLGAEITSRHLYPTHILSKKAKVGEYIQRLEILFAMVWFLSVFYKLFIYFYGLTLSVSQFLKLNDYKILILPIAMIMIILSTIVYPDTIYSIEWDNPNWINLSLTFGLILPLILLFTQKIKGK; encoded by the coding sequence ATGACTAAAACTATTATAAATAACAATCAATTAAGGAATTTTATATTTTTACAATATGTTGCAACTTCCGTTGTATTATTTCCATCTATGCTTTCTAGTATTGCAAAGCAAGATGCATGGTTGTCTGCACTTTTAGGAAGTATGCTTAGTATAATTCTTGCTTTAATTTATTATAATCTAATAGATAAAATGGGAGAAAAAAACTTGATAGAATATATTGAATACTTATTTGGTAAATATATAGGTAATTTGATTAAATTATTATTTATATTTTTTTTAATATTAGCATGTTCTACTCAAATATGGATTATGGGAAATTTTCTAAGTACACATATAATGCATGATACCCCTCCTTATGTGTTAAAGACTCTTTTTATGATAGTAGTAATAATAGCAGCAAAGCTAGGTTTAGAAGTAGTAGCTAGATCTTCAGAAATAATTATACCAATAATTCTTATAGGTTTTTTTATACCAAATATATTATTAATTCCACAAATAGATATTAATAATATGTATCCAATATTAGAAAAAGGATTTAATCCTGTATTTAAGGGTATTTTACCATTTATGGGATCCACTTCTTTTACTTTTATAGCATTATTAATGTTTTGTCCATCAAATGTAAATAATGTAAAAGGAATTAAAAAGGATTTTTTAATATCTACAATAATTGCATCAATAGTTTTAATAATAGCTATTGATATGTGTACTCTTGTACTAGGTGCAGAAATTACATCAAGGCATCTTTATCCTACACATATATTGTCAAAAAAAGCAAAAGTAGGTGAATATATACAACGGTTAGAAATATTATTTGCAATGGTTTGGTTTTTATCTGTATTCTATAAATTATTTATTTACTTTTATGGACTTACACTTAGTGTATCTCAGTTTTTAAAATTAAATGATTATAAAATACTGATATTACCAATAGCTATGATAATGATAATATTATCTACAATAGTTTATCCTGATACAATATATTCTATTGAATGGGATAACCCTAACTGGATAAATTTATCACTTACTTTTGGGTTAATATTGCCTTTAATATTATTATTTACACAAAAAATTAAAGGTAAATAG